A DNA window from Enoplosus armatus isolate fEnoArm2 chromosome 9, fEnoArm2.hap1, whole genome shotgun sequence contains the following coding sequences:
- the pou3f2b gene encoding POU domain, class 3, transcription factor 2, producing MSGEGGAESRCASASTWQSAWEPPVGRRGSVKCEVPLIRATSPAPRVMATAASNHYNILTSSASIVHSEPGSMQQATAYRDAQSLLQSDYPLQSNSHTLSHAHQWITALSHGEGAPWSTSPLGAEQDIKPAVQGARDEMHNSSSNLQHQSRPPHLVHQTHGNHHDGRAWRTTTAAHIPSMATTNGQSLIYSQPGFSVNGLIPGSGQGMHHHNLRDSHDDHHSPHLSEHGHPPSQHQHQHRPQSHHDHSDEDTPTSDDLEQFAKQFKQRRIKLGFTQADVGLALGTLYGNVFSQTTICRFEALQLSFKNMCKLKPLLNKWLEEADSTSGSPTSLDKIAAQGRKRKKRTSIEVSVKGALESHFLKCPKPAASEIIGLADSLHLEKEVVRVWFCNRRQKEKRMTPPGALPGSEDVYGDTPPHHGVQTPVQ from the coding sequence ATGAGCGGCGAGGGCGGGGCGGAGTCCAGGTGCGCCTCGGCGTCCACTTGGCAGAGCGCCTGGGAGCCGCCTGTGGGCAGGAGAGGATCTGTCAAATGCGAGGTTCCTTTAATAAGAGCGACCAGTCCGGCTCCGAGAGTCATGGCGACCGCAGCGTCTAACCACTACAACATCCTCACCTCCAGCGCATCCATCGTGCACTCGGAGCCCGGCAGCATGCAGCAAGCCACGGCGTACCGGGACGCGCAGAGCCTGTTGCAGAGCGACTACCCGCTGCAGAGCAACAGCCACACGCTCAGCCACGCACACCAGTGGATCACGGCGCTGTCCCACGGAGAGGGAGCCCCGTGGTCCACCAGCCCGCTCGGCGCGGAGCAGGACATCAAACCCGCGGTGCAGGGCGCCCGGGACGAGATGCACAACTCCAGCAGCAACCTGCAGCACCAGTCGCGGCCACCCCACCTGGTGCACCAGACGCACGGGAACCACCACGACGGCCGGGCGTGGAGAACCACCACCGCGGCGCACATACCGAGCATGGCGACAACGAACGGCCAAAGCCTTATTTACTCCCAGCCGGGCTTCAGCGTCAACGGGCTGATCCCGGGCAGCGGGCAGGGGATGCACCACCACAACCTAAGAGACAGTCATGACGACCACCACAGCCCGCACCTCAGCGAACACGGCCACCCTCCGTCCCAGCATCAGCACCAGCACCGGCCGCAGAGCCACCACGACCACTCGGACGAGGATACGCCGACCTCGGACGACCTGGAGCAGTTCGCCAAGCAGTTCAAACAGCGGAGGATCAAGCTGGGCTTCACGCAGGCGGACGTGGGACTCGCCCTGGGGACCCTGTACGGAAATGTGTTTTCCCAAACCACCATATGCAGGTTTGAGGCCCTGCAGCTCAGCTTCAAAAACATGTGCAAGCTGAAGCCTCTGTTGAACAAGTGGTTGGAGGAGGCGGACTCCACCTCGGGCAGCCCGACCAGCCTGGACAAAATCGCGGCGcaggggaggaaaaggaaaaaacggACTTCAATCGAGGTAAGCGTAAAGGGAGCTTTGGAGAGCCATTTTTTGAAGTGCCCAAAACCGGCAGCGTCGGAAATAATCGGCCTGGCGGACAGTCTGCACCTGGAGAAAGAAGTGGTGAGGGTTTGGTTTTGTaacaggagacagaaggagaaacgCATGACCCCTCCCGGAGCTCTGCCGGGGAGCGAGGATGTGTACGGGGACACGCCGCCGCACCACGGGGTCCAGACCCCGGTCCAATGA